A section of the Centroberyx gerrardi isolate f3 chromosome 8, fCenGer3.hap1.cur.20231027, whole genome shotgun sequence genome encodes:
- the LOC139911126 gene encoding rap guanine nucleotide exchange factor 1-like encodes MSARAESKTDAQRSQFASLTMRLKDKLHPPRIRRSAERIKRTQSQRAKPAELELSTHTPRRKSVCVLAEQERAVVSSLQYFKALVDRLGVDRLGVDRLVLDQSAVGGLLGGASGRVLEAVQTLVQLEPRLHNSKTVSSCLSRLYRSLAQLIRWADQVMLQGVARDDKEATATVTMVIRAVLDGVKELVRLAAERQDGSSPSSPVQSQPAVSQPGGCEGRQTSGRTRTSPNPGAPTEEEEEEEEEGRKVERKEEKKEVSAPPKPPKPLPQPSAPPTQQTDRPSAPALPPKKRQSSSSSGPSPCRVAIVAPMRRDPEPDREECEEEYLKRCSSSSGDSSVVEQNTHCCLSQEEDPDYDFLHKGPLLLLLFPPPLPPSLPPALPEKRRRSAQGSTNSEAPPPIGFDSAPKQQHPSQHDDVIAPDNQPSSPLSPSGTPPPLPEKKRHIHQYLQFLSSYSAPSADVFYQRPSALSQRYTNRQRELETAYQLTHTHLDTHLDTHLDTQLDTQLDTHLDTQLDTHLDTQLDTHLDTQLDTQLDTQLDTQLDTQLDTHLDTQLDTHLDTHLDTHLDTHSVSELPPAPALPPKKRQQDSAGDDGADGEQETKDCSPSRQQEAECGGRSREVRKEEEHEEEEEEEEVLLTNRQEILNRVTMKTEEEEGPEVKAASPDVLLVYATEIESGEQILYREAFLSTYRSFISPHDVISKLQYRFRRLEPAEHRTAKKTFYLLVRVVDELCAIELDSDLQVLLMDLVFSLLNGGELGLARLLRSNILSKLEQRRKQIGSPLSLRPLSARGVAARPGTLLDFRSQDIAEQLTLLDSELFYKIELPEVLLWSKEQNEEKSPNLTEFTQHFNSVSFWVRSVIILQDKPQDREKLLLKFLKVMKHLRKLNNFNSYLSILSALDSAPLRRLDWQKHTAEALEEYSSLIDSSSSFRAYRAALAEVEPPCIPYLGLILQDLTFVHLGNPDLVMTSQGSKVNFSKRWQQFNILDTLRSYQQVPYPLQPNDDIISFFNDFSDHLAEEALWELSLRLRPRNAPRANQR; translated from the exons ATGTCCGCTCGGGCTGAGAGTAAGACAG ACGCCCAGCGTTCCCAGTTTGCTTCTCTCACCATGAGGCTGAAGGATAAGCTCCACCCTCCCAGGATCAGACGTTCTGCAGAGCGAATCAAACGCACCCAGTCCCAGAGAGCCAAACCAGCTGAGCTGgagctcagcacacacacaccgcgacgcaag tcagtgtgtgtgttagcagagcaggagagagcggTGGTCAGCTCACTGCAGTATTTCAAAGCACTGGTGGACAGACTGGGAGTGGACAGACTGGGAGTGGACAGACTGGTTTTGGACCAGTCTGCGGTGGGCGGTCTGCTGGGCGGGGCTTCAGGTCGAGTCCTGGAGGCGGTCCAGACTCTGGTCCAGCTGGAGCCACGCCTCCACAACAG tAAGAcagtctcttcctgtctctcccgtCTCTATCGCTCTCTGGCTCAGCTGATTCGCTGGGCGGATCAGGTGATGCTGCAGGGCGTCGCCCGCGACGACAAGGAAGCCACAGCAACCGTCACCATGGTGATCAGGGCCGTACTGGATGGGGTCAAG gagCTGGTTAGATTGGCTGCTGAGAGACAAgatggctcctccccctcctctcctgtccaaTCACAGCCTGCCGTGAGCCAACCTGGAGGGTGTGAAGGCCGACAGACATCAGGCCGAACCCGGACCTCCCCGAACCCTGGAGCTcctacagaggaggaggaggaagaggaggaggaggggaggaaggtggagaggaaagaggaaaagaaggaggtTTCTGCTCCTCCCAAACCCCCTAAGCCCCTCCCCCAGCCCTCCGCCCCGCCCacccagcagacagacagaccgag tGCCCCAGCCCTCCCCCCTAAGAAGcgtcaatcatcatcatcatcaggccCCTCCCCCTGCAGGGTCGCCATAGTAGCACCAATGAGACGAGACCCTGAACCAGACAgagag gagtgTGAAGAGGAATATTTGAAGCGCTGCTCTTCCTCATCTGGAGACTCTTCTGTTGTGGAACagaacacacactgctgtctgagccagg aagaGGATCCAGATTATGACTTCCTCCATAAAGGACCTCTC ctcctcctcctctttcctcctcccctccctccctccctcccccctgccCTGCCGGAGAAGAGGCGTCGCAGCGCTCAAG gAAGTACTAACTCTGAGGCTCCGCCTCCTATTGGATTTGACTCCGCCCCAAAGCAGCAACATCCCTCCCAGCATGACGATGTTATTGCCCCTGACAACcagccctcctcccccctctcccccagcgggactccccctcccctccctgagAAGAAACGACACa tccACCAGTACCTCCAGTTCTTGTCGTCCTACAGCGCTCCATCAGCGGACGTCTTCTACCAGCGACCTTCAGCCCTCAGCCAGCGCTACACCAACAGGCAGCGGGAGCTGGAGACGGCCtaccagctcacacacacacacctggacacacacctggacacacacctggacacacagctggacacacagctggacacacacctggacacacagctggacacacacctggacacacagctggacacacacctggacacacagctggacacacagctggacacacagctggacacacagctggacacacagctggacacacacctggacacacagctggacacacacctggacacacacctggacacacacctggacacacactccGTGTCCGAGCTGCCTCCTGCGCCGGCTCTGCCTCCTAAGAAGAGACAGCAG GATTCTGCAGGAGACGACGGAGCGGACGGAGAGCAAGAGACCAAAGactg TTCCCCCAGCCGCCAGCAGGAGGCGGAGTGTGgcgggaggagcagggaggtgcggaaagaggaggaacatgaggaggaggaggaggaggaggaggtgttaCTGACCAACCGGCAGGAGATCCTGAACAGAGTCACCATGAAGACAGAG gaggaggaggggccaGAGGTGAAGGCAGCGTCTCCTGACGTCCTATTGGTCTACGCCACAGAGATTGAAAGCGGTG agcagaTCCTGTACCGTGAAGCCTTCCTCTCCACCTACAGAAGCTTCATCAGCCCTCATGATGTCATCAGCAAGCTGCAGTACAG GTTCCGACGCCTCGAACCTGCGGAGCACCGAACCGCCAAGAAGACTTTCTACCTGCTGGTCAGAGTGGTGGACGAGCtgtg tgcgaTAGAGCTGGATTCTGATTTGCAGGTTCTGCTGATGGACTTGGTGTTCAGCCTGCTGAATGGTGGAGAGCTGGGATTGGCCCGCCTCCTGCGCTCCAACATCCTATCAAAGCTGGAGCAGAGGCGGAAGCAGATTGGCTCTCCTCTGTCACTCCGCCCCCTGTCTGCCAGGGGCGTGGCCGCCAg acCTGGAACTCTTCTGGACTTCAGGAGTCAGGATATAGCAGAACAGTTGACTCTGCTGGACTCAGAGCTTTTCTATAAGATAGAG CTGCCGGaggtcttgctgtggtcgaaggAGCAGAATGAGGAGAAGAGTCCGAACCTGACGGAGTTCACTCAGCACTTCAACAGCGTCTCCTTCTG ggtgcgTTCTGTCATCATCCTCCAGGACAAAcctcaggacagagagaaactaCTGCTGAAGTTCCTTAAGGTCatgaag cacctGAGGAAGCTGAACAACTTTAACTCGTACCTGTCCATCCTGTCAGCGCTGGACTCCGCCCCCCTCCGCAGGCTGGACTGGCAGAAACACAccgctgag gcGCTGGAGGAGTACAGttctttgattgacagctcgtCATCGTTCAGAGCCTACAGAGCAGCTCTGGCTGAAGTGGAACCTCCCTGTATACCCTACCT